One genomic region from Flagellimonas oceani encodes:
- the rpsG gene encoding 30S ribosomal protein S7 gives MRKKQAKKRPLLPDPKFNDQLVTRFVNMMMWDGKKSIAFKIFYDAIEIVDEKNTDEEKTGLELWKDALSNVMPHVEVRSRRVGGATFQIPMQIRPDRKISTAMKWLISFSRKRNEKSMAQKLAAEILAAAKEEGAAVKKRVDTHKMAEANKAFSHFRF, from the coding sequence ATGAGAAAAAAGCAGGCAAAAAAGAGACCTTTATTACCGGATCCAAAATTTAACGATCAGCTTGTTACACGTTTTGTGAACATGATGATGTGGGACGGTAAGAAGTCAATTGCATTCAAGATATTTTATGATGCGATTGAAATCGTTGATGAAAAAAATACTGACGAAGAAAAAACAGGATTGGAGCTTTGGAAAGATGCACTTTCCAATGTTATGCCGCACGTTGAAGTTAGAAGTAGAAGAGTGGGTGGTGCAACATTTCAAATCCCTATGCAGATTCGTCCAGATAGAAAAATATCCACTGCCATGAAATGGTTGATCAGCTTTTCAAGAAAGCGTAACGAGAAATCCATGGCGCAAAAGTTGGCGGCCGAGATTTTAGCGGCAGCTAAAGAAGAAGGTGCGGCAGTGAAGAAAAGAGTAGATACACACAAAATGGCCGAGGCCAACAAAGCGTTCTCACACTTTAGATTCTAA
- the rpsL gene encoding 30S ribosomal protein S12, whose translation MPTISQLVRKGRATITKKSKSAALDSCPQRRGVCTRVYTTTPKKPNSAMRKVARVRLTNGKEVNAYIPGEGHNLQEHSIVLVRGGRVKDLPGVRYHIVRGALDTAGVAGRTQRRSKYGAKRPKN comes from the coding sequence ATGCCAACAATTTCACAATTAGTACGAAAAGGAAGGGCCACGATTACCAAGAAGAGTAAATCGGCTGCTTTGGATTCGTGTCCTCAAAGAAGAGGGGTTTGTACGCGTGTTTATACCACTACACCAAAAAAACCAAACTCTGCAATGCGTAAAGTAGCAAGGGTAAGGTTGACCAATGGTAAAGAAGTGAACGCTTATATCCCCGGTGAAGGACACAACCTCCAAGAGCACTCGATAGTATTGGTAAGGGGCGGAAGAGTAAAGGATTTGCCTGGTGTGCGATATCATATCGTTCGCGGTGCATTGGATACCGCAGGTGTTGCGGGAAGAACGCAACGACGATCTAAGTATGGTGCAAAGCGTCCTAAAAATTAA
- a CDS encoding SusC/RagA family TonB-linked outer membrane protein, which yields MRTKLNGLLTLLLAFVVHISYAQDKTITGTVTDAAGLPLPGVNIVVEGTTTGTQSDFDGNYAITASEGQTLLFTYIGQRPSTKVVGASSVINVQMVEDTQALEEVVVTAQGIKREKKALGFAVSSVEEEDLESRSEGDVARVLSGKASGVQITAAGGMSGSATNVIVRGLSSFSGSNQALFVVDGVPFSSDTNAQDLNGNGSNFLTGNTGSSRFLDLDPNNIAKIEVLKGLAAATLYGSQGKNGVILITTKAGSAAGGAKKTEITVNQSYFVNEFASLPDYQDEYGNGFDQAFGWFYSNWGPSFEKEGLSGWGRQPAIDENGTLAHPYSTTSIAAIRNAFPELQNARYDWKPYDSVEDFFKPGHVSSTSININGASEDGNTTYNANFGYLDDQSFIPGNGLTRANISIGGKSKLSNKFTVSGAMNYSRTDYNSPPIAASEGNGSTGFSLFGAVYFTPRSVDLMGLPFQNPIDGSSVYYRNGNDILNPRWTAANAKFSQLTTRVFWNASLQYDVNENLNLVYRAGLDFYNERNEQYSNKGGVTFTNAIFGFLNTYDNNNTIWDHYLALNGNYDLSEKLGMSFNVGATTRSTTFDQSGVASTGQIVFDIQRHYNYANQSPIQFSQRRNIAGILGQATFDYDNMLFLTASTRTDWVSNLITENNSQTYPSASISFLPTAAFSSLRSENGLNFLKLRAGIGQSATFPTGYPTVSVVEQNTQVYGDDGGVTTNQVAGFKANPDLKPELLSEFEVGFESRFFKNKVSLDFTYFDRTTKDLIVQEPLSPSTGFTFTQSNVGKIEGDGIEVDLGIDWFTSENRDGFNWNSRVNFTKNKFIVTEQEQDIIIYAGSSTLSVGGNAAIKGEQLGVIVGDAIARDADGNFLVDDGGDYVTTEQDINGNVPIIGNPNPDYIMNFINSFSYKNWNLGFQINHIKGGDIVSNTIGTLLGRGLITETLDREDTYILPGVSQSTGEVNNKQINNSTYYFNNILFGPTELKVYDASVIRLQELSLGYTFPSKFLDKTPFGSLTITAQGFNLWYDAYNTPDGANFDPNIQGAGVGNSQGFDFLNGPSSRRYGLSVKATF from the coding sequence ATGAGAACAAAACTTAATGGATTGTTAACGCTATTATTGGCGTTTGTTGTGCATATATCCTATGCGCAGGACAAGACGATTACGGGTACAGTCACGGATGCCGCAGGCCTCCCGCTGCCCGGAGTCAACATTGTCGTTGAAGGGACCACCACAGGTACCCAATCAGATTTTGATGGAAATTACGCAATCACTGCTAGTGAAGGACAAACTTTATTGTTCACCTACATAGGCCAGCGTCCCTCGACCAAAGTTGTGGGCGCAAGTAGCGTAATCAATGTTCAAATGGTGGAAGACACCCAAGCCCTTGAGGAGGTAGTTGTAACCGCTCAAGGTATCAAAAGAGAGAAAAAGGCACTTGGGTTTGCCGTATCCTCGGTTGAAGAGGAGGATTTGGAATCCAGATCTGAAGGTGATGTTGCCAGGGTGCTTTCAGGTAAAGCTTCCGGGGTACAGATTACTGCCGCTGGCGGTATGTCCGGTTCCGCAACCAACGTGATTGTAAGGGGTTTGAGTTCCTTTAGTGGAAGCAACCAGGCGCTATTTGTCGTGGATGGTGTACCTTTTAGTAGTGACACTAACGCCCAAGACTTGAACGGTAATGGTTCAAACTTTCTAACAGGTAACACCGGTTCTTCTAGATTTTTGGATCTAGATCCGAACAACATTGCCAAAATAGAGGTTTTGAAAGGTCTTGCAGCTGCAACACTATATGGTTCGCAAGGTAAGAACGGTGTAATCTTAATCACCACAAAAGCAGGCTCTGCCGCAGGCGGCGCCAAGAAAACCGAAATAACCGTAAACCAATCTTATTTTGTCAATGAATTTGCCTCGTTGCCAGACTATCAGGATGAATATGGTAATGGATTTGATCAAGCATTTGGATGGTTTTATAGTAACTGGGGACCAAGTTTCGAAAAAGAAGGTTTGTCCGGTTGGGGAAGACAACCCGCTATAGATGAAAACGGAACACTTGCCCACCCATACAGTACCACTTCAATTGCCGCTATTAGAAATGCTTTTCCAGAATTGCAAAACGCTAGGTACGATTGGAAACCTTATGATTCCGTTGAAGACTTTTTCAAGCCTGGTCACGTAAGCTCAACATCTATAAACATAAATGGAGCATCCGAAGATGGCAACACTACATACAATGCCAACTTTGGATATTTAGACGATCAAAGTTTTATTCCTGGAAACGGTTTAACAAGAGCAAACATCTCCATCGGTGGTAAATCGAAACTATCCAACAAGTTTACAGTATCCGGCGCTATGAACTATTCCAGGACAGATTACAACTCACCTCCAATTGCGGCCAGTGAAGGTAATGGTTCAACAGGTTTCTCCTTGTTTGGTGCAGTTTACTTTACACCTAGGAGTGTGGATCTTATGGGACTTCCTTTTCAAAACCCTATTGACGGATCAAGTGTTTATTATAGAAATGGAAACGATATCCTTAACCCAAGGTGGACAGCTGCCAATGCCAAATTTTCTCAGCTAACAACCCGTGTGTTTTGGAATGCTTCACTTCAATATGATGTAAACGAAAACCTCAACCTTGTTTATAGAGCGGGTCTGGATTTTTATAATGAAAGAAACGAACAATATTCTAACAAAGGTGGGGTAACTTTCACCAATGCTATTTTCGGTTTCTTAAACACATACGACAACAACAATACTATTTGGGACCATTATTTGGCCTTGAACGGTAACTACGACCTATCCGAAAAACTTGGAATGTCGTTCAACGTTGGTGCTACTACCCGTTCCACAACATTTGACCAATCGGGTGTTGCAAGTACAGGACAAATTGTTTTTGATATTCAAAGACACTACAATTATGCCAACCAGTCGCCTATCCAATTCTCCCAGAGAAGAAACATTGCTGGTATATTGGGCCAAGCGACTTTCGATTATGATAATATGTTGTTCTTGACCGCTTCAACAAGAACGGATTGGGTTTCCAACCTTATTACAGAGAACAATAGTCAAACTTACCCAAGTGCAAGTATATCCTTCCTTCCTACCGCTGCTTTTTCCAGCTTAAGGTCAGAAAACGGATTGAACTTCCTTAAATTAAGAGCTGGTATTGGACAATCTGCAACCTTCCCAACTGGTTATCCAACAGTTAGTGTTGTTGAGCAAAATACACAGGTATATGGAGACGATGGTGGTGTTACCACCAACCAAGTTGCCGGGTTCAAAGCAAACCCTGATTTAAAACCTGAGTTATTATCAGAATTTGAAGTAGGTTTTGAGTCCAGATTCTTTAAAAATAAAGTATCCTTGGACTTTACCTATTTTGACAGAACTACAAAAGACTTGATCGTACAAGAACCTTTATCTCCATCCACTGGTTTTACATTTACACAAAGTAATGTTGGTAAAATTGAAGGAGACGGTATTGAAGTTGATTTGGGCATAGATTGGTTTACAAGTGAAAACCGTGATGGGTTCAACTGGAATTCCAGAGTTAACTTCACAAAAAACAAGTTCATTGTAACCGAACAAGAGCAAGATATTATCATCTATGCAGGTAGCTCTACTTTATCCGTAGGTGGTAACGCAGCTATCAAAGGAGAACAATTGGGTGTCATTGTTGGTGATGCAATAGCAAGAGATGCCGATGGCAACTTTTTGGTTGATGATGGTGGCGACTACGTGACCACAGAACAGGACATAAATGGAAATGTGCCAATTATTGGTAATCCAAACCCTGATTACATTATGAACTTTATCAACTCTTTCTCCTACAAAAACTGGAATCTAGGGTTTCAAATCAATCACATTAAAGGAGGTGATATTGTATCCAACACCATTGGAACATTGTTAGGTAGAGGTCTTATCACCGAAACCTTGGACAGAGAGGACACATACATCCTACCTGGTGTATCGCAAAGCACTGGTGAAGTAAACAACAAGCAGATCAACAACTCTACTTATTACTTTAACAATATTCTTTTCGGCCCGACCGAATTGAAAGTTTATGACGCATCTGTGATACGTTTACAGGAACTTTCCCTTGGATACACCTTCCCAAGCAAGTTCTTGGATAAGACTCCTTTTGGATCCCTGACCATTACCGCGCAAGGTTTCAACCTTTGGTATGATGCCTACAACACACCTGACGGTGCAAACTTTGATCCTAACATTCAGGGTGCAGGTGTTGGTAACTCACAAGGTTTCGACTTTTTGAACGGTCCAAGTTCCAGAAGATATGGACTTAGTGTAAAAGCAACCTTTTAA
- a CDS encoding SusD/RagB family nutrient-binding outer membrane lipoprotein, protein MKKIIKYITVAFTAGLLLNSCETTDLDLRTSPNDLASDQADPNLLLNSIQLSYVANMYTLNDIGSELTRIDYMLGRNYFNTYPGNTFDDVWERLYSSTDGNGDVFNSDVDLGIFPNVANLQTIDETSDIDYSFHIAVGQTLKAHMLLLFVDYLGKATLSEAGNPVDFPAPLLDEGQEVYTGALALLSEAEALFASDPDTQGAVDFFYDGDTEQWIKLINTIRLKAAVTTGDTGTFNSIIAAGNYISDTEDDFQWQYGARDLQPDTRHPDYQDDYTPSGANIYQSNWLMNYMLDKNDPRIRYYFYRQSDATPGAAGEPADEETLACSLATPPPHYAGFVYCSVPNGYWGRSHGNNEGTPPDGFTRTAVGVYPAAGRFDDNSFDVVGLGLGGGGAGIEPIILASYVDFWQAEMAATPAEKAVFLESGMTKSIAKVQSFGALDASADKSLEPTDGEVTTYIDGVVADFLAASGDAQMNILSEQYWIALYGGGVEAYNYYRRTGFPTTLAPNWEANPGAFPRSFLYPQTEVITNSNVTQKDDLSTQVFWDTNPAGPAFPPAN, encoded by the coding sequence ATGAAAAAAATAATAAAATATATAACCGTTGCTTTTACCGCAGGGCTGTTATTAAATTCCTGTGAAACAACGGATCTAGATCTTAGGACTAGCCCTAATGACTTGGCATCTGATCAAGCAGACCCCAATTTGCTGCTTAATTCCATTCAGTTATCCTATGTGGCCAATATGTACACGTTGAACGATATTGGCTCTGAGTTAACGAGGATTGACTACATGCTTGGACGTAACTACTTTAACACCTACCCAGGTAACACCTTTGACGATGTATGGGAACGCCTCTACAGTAGTACCGATGGTAACGGTGATGTTTTCAACTCTGATGTTGACCTTGGTATTTTTCCCAACGTAGCCAACCTTCAAACAATAGATGAGACATCAGACATTGATTACTCCTTTCATATTGCCGTTGGCCAAACATTAAAGGCACATATGCTTTTGTTATTTGTAGACTATTTGGGTAAAGCGACGTTAAGTGAAGCAGGAAATCCAGTAGATTTCCCTGCCCCACTACTTGATGAAGGACAAGAGGTCTATACTGGTGCCTTGGCACTTTTATCCGAAGCCGAAGCTTTGTTCGCCTCTGATCCGGACACTCAAGGAGCTGTTGACTTTTTCTATGATGGTGATACGGAGCAATGGATCAAGCTGATCAATACAATTAGATTGAAAGCTGCCGTTACAACTGGAGATACCGGCACATTCAATTCAATAATAGCAGCTGGCAACTACATTTCCGATACCGAGGATGATTTCCAATGGCAGTATGGCGCCAGGGATTTGCAACCTGACACACGTCACCCTGACTATCAGGATGACTACACTCCAAGTGGAGCCAACATCTATCAATCCAACTGGTTGATGAACTACATGTTGGATAAAAATGATCCAAGAATCAGATATTATTTTTACAGACAATCTGATGCCACACCTGGTGCAGCTGGCGAACCTGCAGATGAGGAAACTCTAGCATGTTCCCTAGCAACTCCACCGCCACATTATGCCGGTTTTGTATACTGTTCCGTTCCTAACGGATACTGGGGAAGATCTCACGGTAACAACGAAGGAACACCACCAGATGGATTTACAAGAACGGCAGTTGGAGTTTATCCAGCAGCTGGTAGATTCGATGATAACAGTTTTGATGTTGTAGGTCTTGGCCTTGGAGGCGGCGGAGCTGGTATTGAACCAATTATCTTGGCCTCTTATGTAGATTTCTGGCAAGCGGAAATGGCGGCAACACCAGCAGAAAAAGCTGTTTTTCTTGAATCTGGAATGACCAAGTCCATTGCTAAGGTGCAAAGTTTTGGCGCTTTGGATGCCAGTGCAGATAAGTCCCTGGAACCTACCGATGGAGAAGTTACCACCTACATAGATGGAGTTGTTGCCGATTTCTTGGCTGCTAGCGGAGACGCCCAGATGAACATTCTATCCGAGCAGTATTGGATCGCTCTTTATGGGGGAGGTGTAGAAGCCTATAACTATTATAGAAGAACAGGATTCCCTACGACTTTGGCCCCTAACTGGGAGGCCAATCCAGGCGCATTCCCAAGATCGTTCCTATATCCTCAAACAGAGGTTATTACAAACTCGAACGTAACGCAGAAAGATGATTTATCAACTCAAGTATTTTGGGACACCAATCCAGCTGGACCGGCTTTCCCACCTGCTAACTAA
- a CDS encoding aryl-sulfate sulfotransferase → MLTLLMSLKSITKSLFTLLAIILLFPSCSKDESISEPPDSEVETEQPDNPDDNGDGSEDDNNPEISEGDKGTVTLFDLDQISDSFILVNDLASSVYLMDKNANVVFEWDLGDRITGNDAVLQDDGTLLATIRYDESDDIVFGGYGGQIQILDKEGTALWDFVYATSEHRMHHDIERMPNGNILAIAWERIPQETALENGSTHNMDLYLESIIEIDPTTDQIVWEWHSIDHTIQDVDDTKSNYGSVSDNPQLIDINFNSNDTGNLMHINGIDYDADNDLIYLSVNFYSEVWVIDHSTSTASAAEHSGGNFGLGGDLVYRFGNPAAYGDQESERIFYNNHHPNLFEPGKFMIFSNGGELGQSTVYEMELPEALDQQTIPQNVAPKITWSFSNPGLFADRVSGAVRLPNGNTMITEGDYGIWEVTSSGKIVWKFAGSGFFWRSYHYAKDAPGVLELDL, encoded by the coding sequence ATGCTGACTCTGCTTATGTCCCTTAAATCAATTACCAAATCTCTTTTTACCTTACTGGCCATAATATTACTTTTCCCTTCGTGTTCGAAAGACGAATCAATATCAGAACCTCCAGACTCCGAGGTTGAAACGGAACAACCAGATAATCCCGATGACAATGGCGACGGTTCAGAAGACGACAACAATCCAGAAATCAGTGAAGGAGACAAAGGAACTGTAACATTATTTGATCTGGACCAAATCAGCGACAGCTTTATATTGGTCAACGATCTTGCTTCTTCCGTTTATCTTATGGATAAAAATGCAAATGTTGTATTCGAATGGGACCTAGGAGATAGAATTACCGGAAATGATGCTGTACTACAAGATGATGGGACACTCCTTGCCACCATAAGATACGATGAAAGTGATGACATAGTGTTTGGAGGTTACGGCGGTCAAATTCAAATCCTGGACAAAGAAGGAACAGCTCTTTGGGATTTCGTCTATGCCACCAGTGAACATCGAATGCATCACGATATTGAAAGGATGCCCAATGGGAATATACTAGCTATTGCCTGGGAAAGAATCCCTCAAGAAACAGCCTTGGAAAATGGTTCCACCCATAATATGGACCTCTATTTGGAATCGATCATTGAAATAGATCCTACTACCGATCAAATTGTTTGGGAGTGGCATTCCATAGATCACACCATACAAGATGTGGATGACACCAAATCCAATTATGGCTCAGTATCCGACAACCCACAGCTTATAGATATCAACTTTAATAGTAACGATACAGGCAATCTTATGCACATTAATGGCATTGATTATGATGCCGATAACGACCTGATATACCTTAGTGTCAATTTTTACAGCGAAGTTTGGGTCATAGACCATAGTACATCCACCGCATCTGCTGCTGAACATTCGGGCGGAAATTTTGGACTGGGGGGTGATCTAGTCTATCGGTTTGGAAATCCAGCTGCCTACGGAGACCAAGAATCAGAACGTATTTTCTACAACAACCATCACCCAAACCTTTTCGAGCCCGGAAAATTCATGATTTTTTCCAATGGCGGAGAGTTGGGCCAGTCTACCGTTTATGAAATGGAACTGCCAGAAGCACTCGACCAACAAACAATACCCCAAAACGTAGCACCAAAAATTACATGGAGTTTCTCAAATCCTGGCCTATTTGCGGACAGGGTTTCAGGCGCCGTAAGACTCCCCAATGGAAATACGATGATAACAGAAGGAGATTACGGCATTTGGGAAGTTACATCGAGTGGAAAAATAGTGTGGAAGTTTGCTGGAAGCGGTTTTTTTTGGAGGTCGTACCACTATGCAAAAGATGCTCCAGGAGTGCTCGAACTTGACCTATAA
- the rlmB gene encoding 23S rRNA (guanosine(2251)-2'-O)-methyltransferase RlmB — translation MSSQIYGIRAVMEAINAGQPINKIFIQKGIKGELIKELESSARKNGIGLSYVPVEKLNRLTRNNNHQGAVAQISPVEFHQFEELVEQVLNKEETPLFLMLDGVSDVRNFGAIIRTAECCGVHGIIIPKSGAAPITDDTVKTSAGAAFNVPIAKVDHLKDAIFYLQSSGIVITGATEKADDEIYGIDFNQPTAIIMGSEEKGISPSTLNIIEHQAKLPLIGKIGSLNVSVACGVFLYEVVRQRRG, via the coding sequence ATGAGCAGTCAGATCTACGGCATTAGGGCAGTTATGGAGGCGATAAACGCCGGGCAACCCATCAACAAAATATTCATTCAAAAAGGTATTAAGGGGGAACTAATCAAAGAGCTGGAATCTTCCGCGCGAAAAAACGGTATCGGCCTATCCTATGTTCCTGTTGAGAAACTGAACCGCCTTACCCGTAACAATAACCATCAAGGAGCCGTAGCGCAAATATCACCGGTGGAATTCCATCAGTTTGAAGAATTGGTAGAGCAAGTACTCAACAAAGAAGAGACTCCCCTGTTCCTGATGCTGGATGGGGTATCGGACGTAAGAAACTTTGGAGCCATCATCCGAACTGCGGAATGTTGCGGCGTTCACGGCATTATAATTCCAAAAAGCGGGGCCGCTCCCATAACGGACGATACCGTAAAAACCTCGGCCGGGGCTGCCTTTAACGTGCCCATCGCAAAGGTAGACCATTTAAAAGATGCCATTTTTTACCTGCAATCCTCGGGAATTGTGATCACTGGTGCTACCGAAAAGGCAGATGATGAAATCTATGGAATAGATTTTAACCAACCCACCGCAATCATAATGGGCTCGGAAGAAAAAGGCATCTCCCCCTCTACCCTCAACATTATAGAACATCAGGCCAAATTGCCCCTTATTGGAAAAATTGGTTCGTTGAACGTCTCGGTGGCCTGCGGTGTGTTCCTTTATGAAGTGGTCCGACAACGGAGAGGCTAA
- a CDS encoding rhomboid family intramembrane serine protease translates to MSSDSFKFSNSVIVAPLVAVLSIWIVFWVEMQLGINLNEYGVYPRRLSGLLGVFFSPFIHGSIEHLYNNTIPLAVLTAFLFYFYQSAALRVLLVGTLISGLLTWAIARPSYHIGASGVIYLLASFIFFKGILAKNYRLVALSLVVVFIYGSMIWYIFPVKDGISWEGHLAGFMTGLVLAFVTKIQVPEIRKYDWEREDYREEDDPFLQHFDDNGNFIESAPEEPEEKIEIKYHYKKSSDD, encoded by the coding sequence ATGAGTTCAGATTCGTTTAAATTCTCTAATTCAGTAATAGTGGCGCCCTTAGTGGCGGTGTTGTCCATTTGGATCGTGTTCTGGGTAGAGATGCAATTGGGCATCAACTTGAACGAGTATGGTGTATATCCTCGCAGACTATCGGGCCTGCTGGGAGTGTTCTTCAGTCCGTTTATCCATGGTTCCATCGAACATTTATACAACAATACCATTCCTTTAGCAGTTTTAACGGCATTCCTTTTCTATTTTTATCAAAGTGCGGCCCTTCGGGTTTTGTTGGTAGGAACCCTGATTTCCGGGCTTCTTACATGGGCAATAGCCAGGCCGTCTTACCATATTGGTGCAAGTGGTGTTATCTACTTATTGGCCAGTTTTATATTTTTTAAGGGGATTTTGGCCAAGAATTATCGTTTGGTCGCTCTGTCCTTGGTCGTGGTTTTTATATATGGCAGTATGATCTGGTACATATTTCCGGTCAAGGACGGTATTTCGTGGGAAGGCCATTTGGCGGGATTTATGACGGGACTGGTACTTGCTTTTGTCACTAAAATTCAAGTTCCGGAAATTCGAAAGTATGATTGGGAACGAGAAGATTATAGGGAAGAGGATGATCCTTTCCTACAACATTTTGATGACAACGGCAATTTTATAGAAAGTGCTCCCGAAGAGCCGGAAGAGAAAATTGAAATCAAATATCACTATAAAAAGTCGAGTGATGATTAG
- a CDS encoding replication-associated recombination protein A, whose amino-acid sequence MNEPLAERIRPKTLEDYISQQHLVGKQGALTNQIKSGIIPSLIFWGPPGTGKTTLANIIATESQRPFYTLSAISSGVKDVREVIDKAKQSGGLFTSKNPILFIDEIHRFSKSQQDSLLAAVEKGWVTLVGATTENPSFEVIPALLSRCQVYTLNSFGKDDLVALLERAIETDTLLSKKDIELKETDALLRLSGGDGRKLLNIFELIVNSEPNGKIVITNDLVLNKVQSNTVRYDKTGEQHYDIVSAFIKSVRGSDPNAAVYWLARMIEGGEDVKFIARRMIILASEDIGNANPTALVMANTTFQSVTTIGYPEARIILSQCATYLASSPKSNASYMAINEAQQKVRQTGDLSVPIPLRNAPTKLMKDLGYGKGYAYAHDHENNFVDFEFLPEEISGTTFYKPGNNPRENSMKDFLKKRWKNKYNF is encoded by the coding sequence ATGAACGAACCTTTGGCAGAACGCATACGTCCGAAAACTTTAGAGGATTACATCAGTCAGCAACATTTGGTGGGAAAGCAGGGCGCTTTGACCAACCAAATCAAAAGTGGCATAATCCCCTCATTGATTTTTTGGGGCCCTCCCGGAACAGGAAAAACCACCTTGGCCAACATTATTGCGACGGAAAGCCAAAGGCCATTTTACACCTTGAGCGCCATTAGCAGTGGTGTAAAAGATGTGCGTGAAGTAATTGACAAGGCCAAACAGAGCGGTGGCCTGTTCACATCCAAAAACCCCATTCTTTTTATTGACGAGATCCACCGGTTTAGCAAATCACAACAGGATTCGTTGCTGGCTGCGGTGGAAAAAGGTTGGGTGACACTTGTTGGAGCCACTACCGAAAACCCAAGTTTTGAGGTAATTCCGGCACTCTTGTCGCGCTGCCAAGTCTACACATTGAATTCTTTTGGAAAGGATGACCTCGTAGCACTTTTGGAGCGTGCCATTGAGACCGACACCTTGCTCTCCAAAAAGGACATCGAACTAAAAGAAACCGATGCCCTGCTCCGATTATCGGGAGGAGATGGCCGAAAATTGCTCAATATCTTTGAGCTTATCGTTAATTCGGAGCCAAATGGAAAAATTGTCATAACCAATGATTTGGTACTCAACAAGGTCCAAAGCAACACGGTTCGGTATGACAAAACCGGGGAACAACATTACGATATTGTTTCCGCCTTTATTAAAAGTGTACGTGGAAGCGACCCCAATGCAGCTGTTTACTGGTTGGCGCGGATGATAGAGGGCGGCGAGGACGTAAAGTTCATTGCCCGTAGAATGATCATATTGGCATCCGAAGATATTGGAAACGCCAACCCTACGGCGCTGGTAATGGCCAATACCACTTTTCAATCGGTTACCACCATCGGGTATCCCGAAGCAAGGATTATTTTGAGCCAGTGCGCCACTTATTTGGCGAGCTCCCCAAAAAGCAATGCCAGCTACATGGCCATTAACGAAGCACAGCAAAAGGTCCGTCAAACAGGGGATTTATCCGTGCCGATTCCATTGCGAAACGCACCCACTAAATTAATGAAGGACTTGGGCTATGGCAAGGGATATGCATACGCTCACGACCATGAGAACAATTTTGTGGATTTTGAGTTTCTTCCAGAAGAGATTTCGGGTACAACTTTCTATAAGCCCGGGAACAACCCGAGAGAAAATTCCATGAAGGATTTTCTAAAGAAAAGGTGGAAGAACAAGTACAATTTCTAG